A stretch of DNA from Bacillota bacterium:
AGACGTGAACGCCCGCCTCCAGGCAGCGCATCACCGGCTCGTAATGGTCCCCGCCGCCCTCGAAGCCGCCTGTGGCCACGCTGACGGCGTCCAGCTTCTCCCGCGCCAGCATCTGGGCGATGCTGGAGTAGGCGCGGACGCCAAAGCGCCGCGCGACCTCCTGCGCCCGCTCCGGGGCCAGGTCACAGACGCAGACCAGCTCGCTCAAGGCGTCCTGCTGATAGCAGCGCGCGTGCGTCTGGCCGATCCGGCCAACTCCGATCACTCCGACGCGAACCATTGCTTCCTCAAAAGTCGAGCGCCATGCCGTCGTAGGCGACCTCGATCCCGTGCGGCGCAAAATAGTGCTGCAGTTGTGCGTGCAGCCAGCCGCCGTTGTGGGAGAAGTGCGTGGCGATAACCCGCGCTCCGTCCGCCAACGCACCTGCCTTGGCCAGCGCCTCGCGCGCTGCGACGACGCCCTCGACGTTCAAGTGGCCGGGGCTTGCCGGGCGCGGGCCGTGGGTGCAGTCGAGCAGCACCACGTCGAGCGGCCACGTGGCAAGAAACTCCCACGTCACCTCCGGCCACCAGCCGGTGTCGTGGCCCTGAAGCAGCCGCCGTCCATCCCGCTCCAGCAGATAGTTCACGCAGGTCTCGCCCCGCGCGTGGGTCGCCTCCACCGCCGTGGCGCTCAGCCCTTCCCCCAGCGCGATCGGCTCCCAGAGGCGCAGGTCGTGGAACGCAATGCCGTACACCTCCCAGCCGCCGGGCAACGCCGCCTCCCGGGCCGCCGGCCCCCCCGGCGGGGGCGGCCCCCGGTGGCGCCATTCTACCGCCCCGCGGGCGCGGGACGCGCACGCCGGCGGCCGCCCGCGGCATAGCGAGGCAGGCGACGGGGCGCGGCGTCAGAGGGCGCCGCGGGGGGAGGCGCGCCATGGCGACGGTGCTGGCCGGCTTCCTGGCCGGCCTGCTGGTCGGCCTGACGGGGATCGGGGGAGGGGCGGTGCTGACGCCGGCCCTCCTGCTCCTGGGCGTCCCGCTGCCGGCGGCGGTGGGCTCGGACCTGCTGGCGGGCACGCTGACCAAGCTGGCCGGCCTCTTCCACTACCTCCGCCGCGGCGAGGTGGCCTGGGGCTGGGCGCTGCGGCTGGCGCTGCCGGGCGTGCCGGGCGCCCTGCTCGGCTCCTGGTGGGCCGTCCGGCTGGCCGCACGGCCCGCCGCCATGCCGCTCCTCCACCGCCTGCTGGGGCTGGCGCTGGTGCTGAGCGCGGCCGTCACCCTGGCGCGCCTCCTCCGTCCGCGGCGGTCGCCGGCCGCTCCGGCGCCGGCCGCGGGCGCGCCCGCGCCGCCTGCCGCCCCGCGGGCGCTGGGCCTCCTGGGCGCGCTGGTCGGGCTGCTGGTGGGGCTCACCTCGGTGGGCGCGGGCAGCCTGGTGGCCCCGCTCCTCCTGGCCGGCAGCCTGCTGGGCCCGCGCCAGGTGGTGGGCACCGACCTGGCCGCCGGGCTGCTGGTGGGGGCGGCGGCCACGCTCGCCCACGGGCTGGCCGGCGACGTCCGGCCCGGGCTGGTCGCGGCGCTCCTGGCCGGCTCGCTGCCCGGCGTCTGGCTGGGCGGCCGCCTCGCCGCGCGCCTGCCCCTCCTGCCGCTCCGCCTCCTCCTCTCCGGCACCGTGCTGGCGCTGGGGCTCGCCTGGCTCCGCTAGGGCGCGCCGGCGCGGCTCGCGGGCGCCCGGGCAGGGAGCGCCCTCCGCGCGGACGAATTCCGCAGCTCGGGACCCGCGAGAGGAGGTCGCGATCCATGTTCACGCTGGGTGCGGCGCTTCGCACCAACGCCGTCCGCTACCGCCAGAAGACGGCGCTGGTCTACGGCGAGCGGCGGCTCACCTTCGCCGAGCTGGACGAGCGCGTCAACCGCCTGGCCCACGCCCTGGCCGCCCGCGGCGTCGGCCGGGGCGACCGCGTCGCCGCCTTCCTGCCCAACGTGCCGGAGATGGTGGAGCTGCTCTTCGCCTGCGCGCGCCTGGGCGCGGTGGCGGCGCCGGTCAACCTGCGCCTGGCGCCGGCGGAGATGGCCCGCATCCTGGCCAACGCCGAGCCCTCGGCCGTCGTCGCCGACGCTGCCGTGCTGGCGCGGGGGGCGGACCGGCTGCTGCCGCCGGTGCCGCTTCTGGTGACGGGCGAGGGGGAGCGGGGGGCGGGCGAGGCCTACGAGGAGGCGCTGGCCGCGGCCAGCCCCGCCGACCCGGGCGTCGAGGTGGACGACGACGCACCCTGGTTCATCGTCTACACCTCGGGCACCACGGGGGAGCCC
This window harbors:
- a CDS encoding Gfo/Idh/MocA family oxidoreductase, which translates into the protein MVRVGVIGVGRIGQTHARCYQQDALSELVCVCDLAPERAQEVARRFGVRAYSSIAQMLAREKLDAVSVATGGFEGGGDHYEPVMRCLEAGVHV
- a CDS encoding sulfite exporter TauE/SafE family protein; this translates as MATVLAGFLAGLLVGLTGIGGGAVLTPALLLLGVPLPAAVGSDLLAGTLTKLAGLFHYLRRGEVAWGWALRLALPGVPGALLGSWWAVRLAARPAAMPLLHRLLGLALVLSAAVTLARLLRPRRSPAAPAPAAGAPAPPAAPRALGLLGALVGLLVGLTSVGAGSLVAPLLLAGSLLGPRQVVGTDLAAGLLVGAAATLAHGLAGDVRPGLVAALLAGSLPGVWLGGRLAARLPLLPLRLLLSGTVLALGLAWLR